The window TGCTGCGCTTTGGCAGACGATTTTGGCGAAAGAAACGTGGCATGGGGAGTTGATCAACCGGCGGAAAGATGGTCAGGAATATGTAGAAGAAATGACGATTTCGCCCGTAACGGACGGCAAGGAAGAGATCACCCATTTTGTTGCGATTAAGCAAGACATAACGGCAACCAGAGAAGCGCAAGAGTTTCTGCAACAAAGCGAACGCCAGTATCGCACCCTGGTCGAAAATTTACCCGATATTATCTTACGCTGCGACAGCCAATATCGTTTTATTTATGCCAGCGAGAATGTGGTAGAAGTGTCTGGCATCCTTGCCAAAGATTATGTGGGTAAAACGCATCATGAGATAGATCTCAGCCCAGAGTGGGCAGACTTTTGGCAGAATAATCTCCGCGAAGTGATGCAAAGCAAGACTGCGCGTGAGGGTCAATATCTACATGATGGGGCAAACGGCCGTTTCTATTTTTACTGGCGGCTGATACCCGAATTTGACAACAAAGGGGACGTCACCGGTGTGCTCCTCATTTTCCAAGACACCACCGAGCGTCATCAGAACGAAGCGTTCCAAAAAAAGCAGCAAGCGATTGCCCGCATGACTTCTTCTTTGCGGCAGGCCGTCACCAGAAGCGAAATGCTGCCCATCATCCTCAATGAGCTGCTTTCAATAACGGAAGCGAGCGTCGTCGCGCTGGTAACAGCGGATCTGAATACCGCGGAATGGGTTGTGGAAGCGATCAGCGAAGGAGACCATGCTTACCTGATCGGTACCCGCCTGCCTTTCGAAAATCCGTTAACCCAACGGTTATTTGTCGAGGGAAAACCCTATATCAACAATGCAATCCTCGCTGAACCCGGACTGTCACTGCGAGATAAAACCGGACTGCCACTGCGAGATAAAGAAAGTTTAATCCAGGCAGTGGTCGGATTACCACTTTCCATGCACGGCAACGAACTTGGCATCATTTGGATTGCACACAAACAACCCATCTTGCCCGAGGAATTTGATTTACTGACGGCCGTGACAGATGTAGCCGCCAACGCCCTGTTCAGAATGGTACTCTTTGAAGAAACCCAGCATCAGGCTCTGGTATTAGCAGACCGTGTCCGCGAACGCACCGCCGCCCTGAGCCTGTCCAATACCCAGTTGAACGCCGCCATGCGCAGCCGAGATCTTTTTCTGGCAAGTATGAGCCATGAGCTGCGCACACCCTTGAGCGTTATTCTCATGCGCACCGAAATTTTACAAGATGAGATTTATGGCGCCTTGAATGACAAACAAAAGCGGACCTTGGAAATCAGTTATGAAAGCGCCCAACATCTGTTGTCATTGATCGGCGACATTCTGGACGTGGCAAAAATTGAAGCAGGACAGGTTACTCTGGAATTTGAAGCGGTGGTTATCAGAGATGTTTGTCAGGCCAGTTTGTATATGGTGCAGGCGCTGGCGCAGCAAAAACAAATCAACGTCACCTTCGAGGTGACGCCCGAAGAACTGTGCATCAGTGCGGATTCACGTCGCTTAAAGCAGATTTTAGTAAACCTGTTAACAAATGCCATCAAATTCACTCCCGAGGCAGGCAATGTAGGTTTACTTGTAGACATGGCGCCTGATGATACCATCCGGTTTACTGTGTGGGACACAGGTATCGGTGTCAGGGAAGAGGATATGCCAAAAATGTTTAACCCATTTGTCCAGCTCGACAACAGCTTGTCCAGGAAATATGCCGGCACAGGTTTAGGCCTATCGCTCGTGCTTCATCTCGTTGAACTCCATGGCGGGGGTATTCAAATAGAAAGCAAAATCAATGAAGGCACACACATTTCCTTCAAGTTACCTGCTACGATAAGAAAGGAAGGGGTACCGCCTATGAGCACGCGACTGCCGGAAATAACCCAGAAAAATTTGCCTCATGGCAAAGAAACAACCAAAGTTTTGCTCGCTGAAGACAATAAATTGATAGCCGATGGACTGGTGGATTATTTTTCTACGCTGGATTACGAATTAATTGTGGCGCAAAATGGCGTGGAAGCGCTGGAGAAGACTATTCAGTTTAGGCCGCACCTGATTCTTATGGATATCCACATGCCGGATATGGATGGTTTGGAAGCAATCAAACGTATTCGCAGTAATGGGTCCCTAACCGCTGGTGTTCCTATTGTCGCCCTGACGGCTTTAGCGATGCCGGGTGACAGTGAGCGCTGCCTGGCAGCCGGCGCCACGGCCTATCTGCCGAAGCCGTTTTCACTGGCCAAGCTAAAAGCCATGGTGGACGATCTGCTCGAAAAACACAAGGGAATCCCTCTTCTTCGTGCATGAGATAGTTTTGCATGGGTGTGCATTTGTTCCGCCTTGCCGTGATATCGCTGTCAAAAAAGGTCCTTTCCCATGGTCGTAGGGCGATTTCATAAATCGCCCAGAGAACGATTTGTAAAATCGTTCACCATCTAAATTAACTGTAGAGAAACAGATGCTAACAACCAGTAAAATTTTGATTGTAGATGATACGCCAGCCGCCTTGGAAGTGCTGGAGGATTTGTTGGCGCCGCAAGGTTACGCCCTGCTATTTGCGCAAGATGGGGTGGCGGCGATGGAAACGGCCGTTTCCCATACCCCAGACCTGATCTTGCTAGATGTGATGATGCCCGATGTAGACGGTTATCAAGTATGCCGCCAGCTTCGGGCCAACCCGGTAACGGCGGCCATCCCCGTGATCATGATTACCGCGCTCAGTGATTCGGCTTCCCGCTTGCGGGGGATAGAAGCTGGCGCAGATGATTTTTTAACCAAACCCATCAACACCCATGAATTACGGCTGCGGGTTAAAACCATTACCCGCTTAAATCGTTATCGCCGTTTGGTGGCCGAGCGCACCAAGTTTGAGTATGTCATTAACCATGCCTCCACCGGTCATCTAATTGTGAATCAGCAAAACCGGATCATATTTGCCAATCCCCAGGCGCAGCGGTTTCTGAACAAAGCGATGGAGGAAGATACCCTTGCTGAGGCGCAGCATGATTTTTTCGCCGTCGTTCAAGAATCATTCCGCATGGAACCTGAATATGCCTGGCGAAACTGGCCGGAAGAGGCGCCCGCCGAGACGCTTCGTTATCTGGTGCGGTCGGAAACAAAATGGCTAAAAGGCCAGTGGCTCAAGGTACAGATTTTTAGCTACGAAGCGGATAACGAAATCAATTGGTTGATCAACCTGGAAGATGTCACGCAGCAAATCAGCGATATTCGTGATATGCGCAGCTTCAGCCAAATGGTTAACCACAAACTACGCACGCCGCTCATTGGCTTAAGAAGCAGTCTGGAAATCCTGAACAATTGGCAGGATAAACTTAACGCCAACGAAGTTGATGAACTCATTGAAATTGCGCAGCAAAGCGTCAAGCGGCTGACAGATCAAATTGAGGATGTGCTCAGTTATACGCACATACCTATTTTGACACATGGCAGCGAACGATTCTATCCAGGACAACTGCCTGAATTAATTGAGCGTGTCGCCCTCAATATGGGCATGAACACGATTTACGTCTTGCAGCCAGAGTTTGTTCCCGCCCAACCCATGACCATTTCTGAAGATTTGCTGGAGATAGTTTTGTTCGAACTTTTGGAGAATTCGCAAAAATTCCATCCGAAAAACGAGCCTGTGGTGGAGGTGATTCTGACCTATGAGGATGCGTATGTGCTGCTGACGGTGAGTGATAACGGCCGTTATTTGCCACTGGAAGAATTGGATAAGATATGGATGCCGTATTATCAGATAGAAAAAATATTTACCGGCGAAGTTCCCGGCATGGGTTTGGGGCTGTCTACGGTTGCCTCATTGATTTGGCAGGCAAATGGGCAGTGTCGTATTTATAATCGGACCGATCAACCAGGGCTATCAGTAGAGTTGAAAATTCCATTATTCTGTGAATTGAACGCATGTCAACGCCTGGAGGCTGTCGCATTAACAGGGGAACAGCCCTATGTTGACTGATGCGCAGGATGGGGTGGCTGTTTTGAACAGGCGAATAGGCAACAAAAAAGGACACAATCTGCTTCCTAAAACCAAAGCTGCTGTTATTCCTGTCGAAAAGTATTGTGCCTTAGTGGAATTAAGCGCGGATTTTACTTTTATACTAAACCTGGAGGAAAACGGCCGTTATGTCATCGAATGGTTGTCCGAAGGCTTCGCCAACGTAACCGGCTATACCCCATTCAACCTGCCAGATACCACCAGCATCATCCCTACAGAAAGCGAGACATTTATCAAAGACGCCCTGGAACAATTAAATCCAGGCGAGATAAGCAATCTTGAATTCGCCATCCAAACCAAAACAGACGAGACTCGTTGGCTGCAAGTTCGGATGTGCTGCCAACTTACCCCCGACAACCCCAAAAAGCAGATCTTGGGCGCCGCCAGAGACATCACCGAACAAAAACAAATACAATTAGAGCGAGAAAGTTTAAACCATAAACTGCAATTATTAAACGACATCAAACAACTCCTCTTAGCCGCCAATTCGCTAACCGAAACATTACAGTCTGTTTTATGCCTGCTAAAATCCTTAATCCCCTATACGAATGGCGATATCATCGAATACGATTGGCTGACTGAAGAACTGCACATCATTGCCTCAACAACCAAACAACATTCCCCATTAGTCCATGAAAACAGACTGCCCCTTTCTTTTGTAGACTACCCCCGCTCCCCTTCCTGGCATGAAGTCATCTACATCCCAGATCTCGCCAAACGCCTAGATCTTTCCCCTTTTCAGCAGATACAACGAACCGATGGCATACGCAGCCTCATGGTGGCTCCCCTTTATAATCCTCAAACCTTGTTAGGCTACATCAATATTGGCTCAAATGAGCCGGACGCATTTTTACCCTCTCAGCACACCATCTTTTTAGAAGTGGCCCACTTTATCGCCCTACGTATGCAGCAATCTTACTTAAAACACCAGCAAACAGACCACGCCTGGCAGCTTGAAGCCCTGGTGGAACAGCGCACCGCCGATCTCAAGGAACTCGTGGATCGGTTGGCAGAATCCAACCGCATTAAAGATGAATTTCTCGCTGCCATGAGTCACGAACTGCGCACCCCGCTCCACATCATCCTGGGCAAAGCTGATGTGTTGCAAGATGGCGTATATGGGCCCCTTAACCCCAAACAGCTAAGAGCGGCCGTAGTCATTCGAGAAAATGGCGATCGTTTGCTTCAGTTGATAAACAATTTACTGGAAATATCTCACCTTGATACAAATCAGGTTGATTTATCCATTACCCAGGTAGATATTCAACTTCTCTGCGCCCAACTCATCATCGCGGCGCGTCGTTCAGCCCAGAAAAAACAAATCGAAATCGAATTTGAAGCATTGGTACAACCCATCATACTGGCCGCCGATGAGACACGCCTGGAGCAAATCCTGTTAATTTTATTGGACAACGCGCTGAAGTTTACGCCAGAAGGCGGCAAAGTTGGCCTGGATGTAACCGTCAATATGGACCAGTCAGTCATCCATTTTGCAGTGTGGGATACGGGCATTGGCATAGATTCAGACCTTATCGATCTGATATTTTTACCTTTTAAACAGGTGGACGGCCGTTTATCCCGAGAATATGGCGGCGCCGGGCTTGGTCTGCCACTCGCCTACCGACTCACCCAACTGCATGATGGTACCCTGTCGGTTGTCAGCGAAATAGGCCAGGGCAGCCGTTTTACTGTGTCCCTGCCCCTAAAATTTGTCAATACTATCGAAGAAGAAAAACCGCTTACAGGTTAAACGGTCACTTAAGGAAGTTAATTTTGCGCAAATCTGTTATTGCCATCGTAGATGATCATGAAGAAGTCCGTGAATCTTTCGCAGATTCCTTGTTAAAAGAGGGCTATGAATTCTTGCTCTTTTCAAACGGCAAAGCGTTGTTGTCTTACCAGACTGGCCCCATGCCCGATGTGATCCTGTTGGACGTTATGATGCCCGATATGGATGGTTTCACCGTATGTAAACTGCTAAAAGCCCAAGATAAGTGGCGACACATACCCATCATCTTAATCACTGCCTTGAACACCCACGACTACATCGTCCGAGGGTTGGAAGCTGGTGCGGAAGAATACCTGGTTAAACCTGTTAACACAGTTGAGCTGCGGGCCAGAGTACGTTCTATGCTGCGCATAAAACAACAACACGACGAATTGCAAGAAATATTATCCCAGCGGGAAAGACTTGCTAATATGATCGTCCACGACATGCGTCAACCCATTAACGTGGCTCTCATGCGTGGGTATCTTGTAGAACAAAACACCAAACTATCTGAACCCGACCGAAAAAATATAAAAATCATTGCCTCGCAGTTGAGGCGGCTGGAATCCCTGGCAAACGATATTTTAATGGCCGCTAAAATGCACCAGGGGAAATTTATCATTCAATTAAAAGAAGTTGATTTGAAGCAGATGATTTTAAACGCCAATCCTGATTATATGTTTCAGGCGGAGGCAGTTAACATCGAATTATCTTTAGAACTCCCAGATCAAGCCTGCGTGCTTATGCTGGATAAAAATCTCATTCTAAGAGTGTTAGATAACTTGCTCACCAATGCCCTCAAATTTTCGCCGGCCGAAAGTCAGGTAAAGATTCGGCTGACCCGTTTGGCAGAAGATCAGTCACCCCTGCGTGCCCGGCTGGAAGTGATTGATGGGGGTCCCGGTGTGCCACTCGAGTATCAAAACTTTATTTTTGATGAATTCGAAATCATTGAAATGCGCGGGAAAAGAGGGCCACAAATAGGGCTGGGATTAGCTTATTGCAAAATGGCCGTGGAAGCGCACAACGGCGCTATCTATGTGAAACCCAATCAACCACAAGGTTCAATTTTTGCAGTGGATCTCTAGCTGTATCTCAGCCCATAGAGATAAAGCCACAAAAATAAAATAACATACGGAAGATTGGACAAATCTCGTTCCCAAACGCTGTTATTATGAATGAGAAGCCAGTAGTTTTGATTGTAGACGATGATCCGGCAGCCAGGCAGGCGACGGAAATGCTGCTTCTACGGCAAGGGTATGCGCTGTATCTTGCCGCGAATGG of the Candidatus Leptovillus gracilis genome contains:
- a CDS encoding PAS domain S-box protein yields the protein MKKLSDMTSHILIIDELYTQSQLYQQSLMAAGYAVTTAVNAKAAWVQLEKFCPDIVIMERSVPGMNAAELCQQIKTKYPAIFIYMLTDEKTEESDINAGFECGVDAYLFKPVREIELLTRIRVSASMLPIHHALEKQRQEYRLITENVTDLIGRVSFTGEFLYISPSCYKFLGCGPEEVVGEIVDHWLHPDDQSFIDEIPRILSGEASEATFEHRILHKNGSFKWVETNARVLENHDGKGELVFVARDISKRKEVESQLHLLSKALMAADQGVIITNRAGVVGWVNPAFTTLTGYSPEEIIGNTPRILKSNQHSPAFYAALWQTILAKETWHGELINRRKDGQEYVEEMTISPVTDGKEEITHFVAIKQDITATREAQEFLQQSERQYRTLVENLPDIILRCDSQYRFIYASENVVEVSGILAKDYVGKTHHEIDLSPEWADFWQNNLREVMQSKTAREGQYLHDGANGRFYFYWRLIPEFDNKGDVTGVLLIFQDTTERHQNEAFQKKQQAIARMTSSLRQAVTRSEMLPIILNELLSITEASVVALVTADLNTAEWVVEAISEGDHAYLIGTRLPFENPLTQRLFVEGKPYINNAILAEPGLSLRDKTGLPLRDKESLIQAVVGLPLSMHGNELGIIWIAHKQPILPEEFDLLTAVTDVAANALFRMVLFEETQHQALVLADRVRERTAALSLSNTQLNAAMRSRDLFLASMSHELRTPLSVILMRTEILQDEIYGALNDKQKRTLEISYESAQHLLSLIGDILDVAKIEAGQVTLEFEAVVIRDVCQASLYMVQALAQQKQINVTFEVTPEELCISADSRRLKQILVNLLTNAIKFTPEAGNVGLLVDMAPDDTIRFTVWDTGIGVREEDMPKMFNPFVQLDNSLSRKYAGTGLGLSLVLHLVELHGGGIQIESKINEGTHISFKLPATIRKEGVPPMSTRLPEITQKNLPHGKETTKVLLAEDNKLIADGLVDYFSTLDYELIVAQNGVEALEKTIQFRPHLILMDIHMPDMDGLEAIKRIRSNGSLTAGVPIVALTALAMPGDSERCLAAGATAYLPKPFSLAKLKAMVDDLLEKHKGIPLLRA
- a CDS encoding response regulator, whose product is MLTTSKILIVDDTPAALEVLEDLLAPQGYALLFAQDGVAAMETAVSHTPDLILLDVMMPDVDGYQVCRQLRANPVTAAIPVIMITALSDSASRLRGIEAGADDFLTKPINTHELRLRVKTITRLNRYRRLVAERTKFEYVINHASTGHLIVNQQNRIIFANPQAQRFLNKAMEEDTLAEAQHDFFAVVQESFRMEPEYAWRNWPEEAPAETLRYLVRSETKWLKGQWLKVQIFSYEADNEINWLINLEDVTQQISDIRDMRSFSQMVNHKLRTPLIGLRSSLEILNNWQDKLNANEVDELIEIAQQSVKRLTDQIEDVLSYTHIPILTHGSERFYPGQLPELIERVALNMGMNTIYVLQPEFVPAQPMTISEDLLEIVLFELLENSQKFHPKNEPVVEVILTYEDAYVLLTVSDNGRYLPLEELDKIWMPYYQIEKIFTGEVPGMGLGLSTVASLIWQANGQCRIYNRTDQPGLSVELKIPLFCELNACQRLEAVALTGEQPYVD
- a CDS encoding PAS domain S-box protein; protein product: MLTDAQDGVAVLNRRIGNKKGHNLLPKTKAAVIPVEKYCALVELSADFTFILNLEENGRYVIEWLSEGFANVTGYTPFNLPDTTSIIPTESETFIKDALEQLNPGEISNLEFAIQTKTDETRWLQVRMCCQLTPDNPKKQILGAARDITEQKQIQLERESLNHKLQLLNDIKQLLLAANSLTETLQSVLCLLKSLIPYTNGDIIEYDWLTEELHIIASTTKQHSPLVHENRLPLSFVDYPRSPSWHEVIYIPDLAKRLDLSPFQQIQRTDGIRSLMVAPLYNPQTLLGYINIGSNEPDAFLPSQHTIFLEVAHFIALRMQQSYLKHQQTDHAWQLEALVEQRTADLKELVDRLAESNRIKDEFLAAMSHELRTPLHIILGKADVLQDGVYGPLNPKQLRAAVVIRENGDRLLQLINNLLEISHLDTNQVDLSITQVDIQLLCAQLIIAARRSAQKKQIEIEFEALVQPIILAADETRLEQILLILLDNALKFTPEGGKVGLDVTVNMDQSVIHFAVWDTGIGIDSDLIDLIFLPFKQVDGRLSREYGGAGLGLPLAYRLTQLHDGTLSVVSEIGQGSRFTVSLPLKFVNTIEEEKPLTG
- a CDS encoding response regulator, coding for MRKSVIAIVDDHEEVRESFADSLLKEGYEFLLFSNGKALLSYQTGPMPDVILLDVMMPDMDGFTVCKLLKAQDKWRHIPIILITALNTHDYIVRGLEAGAEEYLVKPVNTVELRARVRSMLRIKQQHDELQEILSQRERLANMIVHDMRQPINVALMRGYLVEQNTKLSEPDRKNIKIIASQLRRLESLANDILMAAKMHQGKFIIQLKEVDLKQMILNANPDYMFQAEAVNIELSLELPDQACVLMLDKNLILRVLDNLLTNALKFSPAESQVKIRLTRLAEDQSPLRARLEVIDGGPGVPLEYQNFIFDEFEIIEMRGKRGPQIGLGLAYCKMAVEAHNGAIYVKPNQPQGSIFAVDL